The following coding sequences lie in one Natrinema sp. DC36 genomic window:
- the cofG gene encoding 7,8-didemethyl-8-hydroxy-5-deazariboflavin synthase subunit CofG codes for MDTANEYPGSRLQFGEDEIRIQENEIEELLSVSPDDASSPETLSVAKNVFLPLTTACRYTCTYCTFFDPPGEASIMSMDEIRTVLRQGVRADCTEALFTFGDKPNDRYTEIHHQLDEWGYGSIHEYLHRACEVALEEGILPHSNPGDLTHDEVEYLSSVNASMGVMLETTATVDAHAGKRQKTPEQRLRTIQTAGELAVPFTTVFLVGLSETWRDRAESILAIKALHERYGHIQEVIVQNVVPNDRSEFESPSVETMRRVTAMARYGLPDAIELQVPPNLFPVDELLDCGIGDFGGVSPITQDHINPNYTWPELRRLEELADTAEKRVVERLPVYERYLDEQREIHEPQRLDRPWVTDPVRNTIRSNDHLAQLTSTVDSPT; via the coding sequence ATGGACACTGCGAACGAATACCCGGGGTCGAGGCTTCAGTTCGGCGAAGACGAAATCCGGATCCAAGAAAACGAGATCGAGGAACTCCTCTCCGTTTCCCCGGATGACGCCTCCTCGCCAGAGACGTTGTCCGTCGCGAAAAACGTATTTCTGCCGCTGACGACGGCATGCCGGTACACCTGTACGTATTGCACGTTTTTCGATCCTCCGGGCGAAGCATCGATAATGTCTATGGACGAGATCCGAACAGTGCTTCGTCAGGGCGTCCGGGCCGACTGCACGGAAGCCCTGTTTACGTTCGGCGATAAACCGAACGATCGGTATACCGAGATCCACCACCAACTCGACGAATGGGGATACGGATCCATCCACGAGTATCTTCACCGGGCTTGCGAAGTCGCGTTGGAGGAGGGCATCCTCCCACATAGCAATCCCGGTGACCTCACCCACGATGAGGTGGAATATCTCTCATCGGTCAATGCGAGCATGGGTGTTATGTTAGAGACGACTGCTACTGTCGACGCTCACGCGGGTAAACGACAGAAGACCCCGGAACAGCGTCTCCGGACTATCCAGACCGCTGGTGAACTCGCCGTCCCGTTTACGACGGTTTTTCTCGTCGGACTCAGTGAGACGTGGCGCGATCGTGCAGAGAGTATACTCGCGATCAAAGCGCTCCACGAGCGGTACGGTCACATTCAGGAAGTGATCGTACAGAACGTGGTCCCGAACGACCGGTCCGAGTTCGAGTCGCCATCGGTCGAAACCATGCGCCGTGTGACAGCGATGGCGAGATACGGGTTGCCGGATGCGATTGAACTCCAAGTACCACCGAACCTCTTCCCGGTCGATGAACTCCTCGACTGCGGTATCGGTGATTTCGGCGGTGTATCTCCGATCACGCAGGACCATATCAATCCGAATTACACGTGGCCGGAACTGCGGCGACTCGAAGAACTGGCGGATACTGCGGAGAAGCGCGTCGTTGAACGACTTCCGGTCTACGAACGGTATCTCGACGAGCAGCGAGAGATTCACGAGCCACAGCGCCTCGATCGACCGTGGGTGACGGACCCGGTCCGAAACACCATTAGATCGAACGACCACCTCGCCCAATTGACCTCGACAGTGGATTCGCCGACGTGA
- a CDS encoding archaea-specific SMC-related protein yields the protein MTWNIEIENIAGILDGRTTIEPGLNAVRGSNWQGKSSFIEAIKTALGTSTELTESKDSGRVKLQTPDRDITVTLTRENGTVRRSGTPYLENEYDVIRTELFACLDERNEVRSAVRRGENLEDVLMRPLDFQNIDEQITDLKREREQIRSELSQAREAKKRLPGVQEQVTQLEKEIEELREKRDEIAVSDSDEATGEDENDDASPQKRLSNVQTERNQAENQIDRLERTIERTEERLQQRRSELESLEIPADDDIEDKLAAARDQLQQIERDTEVLQSVYSANEMVLKENRLDLLTEVERELTEDNVVCWTCGNEAKREEMEERLDHLGDKITDQRAQKERYHDRVQELEARREEIDQAERRKRDLESEITELEDTLADRRQSLDEAEERYRDAQERVEELSDTVDETVEAISDVESKIKYREAELNDVKDELSQLETRAEQVEMLEAESAEIRSDIEELRNRKDRIKHRAREAFDEAMDEILSRFGTGFETARLTADFDLVVARDGREASLDALSEGELELIGFVAALAGYESFDVDEAVPLLLVDGLGGLADDNLHTLVEYLHERTEYLVFTAYPEYTAFEGREIDPGNWTVATNRQAITD from the coding sequence ATGACCTGGAATATCGAAATCGAAAACATCGCAGGAATACTCGACGGAAGGACGACCATTGAGCCGGGGTTGAACGCTGTTAGAGGGTCGAACTGGCAGGGGAAATCGAGTTTCATCGAGGCTATCAAGACCGCACTCGGAACGTCGACGGAACTCACCGAAAGCAAGGACAGCGGACGGGTGAAGCTACAGACACCCGACCGCGATATCACGGTTACGCTCACCCGCGAGAACGGAACCGTTCGGCGGAGCGGTACCCCGTATCTCGAAAACGAGTACGACGTTATTCGGACGGAACTGTTTGCCTGTCTCGACGAGCGAAACGAGGTCCGCAGTGCCGTTCGCCGGGGCGAGAACTTAGAGGACGTTCTCATGCGCCCGCTCGATTTCCAGAATATCGATGAGCAGATCACCGATCTGAAACGCGAGCGCGAGCAGATACGGTCGGAACTCTCACAGGCGAGAGAGGCGAAAAAACGCCTTCCCGGTGTACAGGAACAGGTCACCCAACTCGAGAAAGAGATCGAGGAGTTACGCGAAAAGCGCGATGAAATCGCCGTCAGCGACTCTGATGAAGCAACTGGCGAAGACGAGAACGATGACGCGTCTCCCCAGAAACGGTTGAGTAACGTACAGACGGAACGGAATCAAGCTGAAAACCAGATCGACAGATTAGAACGGACCATCGAACGAACCGAAGAACGTCTCCAGCAGCGAAGATCCGAACTCGAGTCGCTCGAAATTCCAGCGGACGACGATATCGAGGATAAACTTGCGGCAGCCCGGGACCAACTACAACAAATCGAACGGGATACCGAAGTACTGCAGTCGGTATACTCGGCGAACGAGATGGTTCTAAAGGAGAACCGACTTGATCTCTTGACGGAGGTCGAACGTGAATTAACTGAAGACAACGTGGTTTGTTGGACATGCGGGAACGAGGCCAAGCGCGAGGAAATGGAGGAACGACTCGACCACCTTGGTGACAAAATCACGGATCAGCGGGCACAGAAAGAGCGGTATCACGATAGAGTCCAAGAACTCGAAGCCCGCCGCGAAGAGATCGATCAGGCGGAGCGTCGAAAGCGCGATCTGGAAAGTGAAATAACGGAACTGGAAGACACGCTTGCCGATCGACGTCAGAGTCTCGACGAAGCGGAGGAACGATACCGAGACGCTCAGGAACGGGTCGAAGAGCTCTCAGATACCGTCGACGAGACCGTCGAAGCGATCTCCGACGTCGAAAGCAAAATAAAGTATCGGGAAGCCGAACTGAACGATGTCAAAGACGAGCTATCCCAGCTCGAAACCCGGGCCGAACAAGTCGAGATGCTCGAAGCCGAGAGCGCGGAAATTCGGTCCGATATCGAAGAACTCCGGAATCGCAAAGACAGAATCAAACACCGCGCTCGAGAGGCGTTCGACGAAGCGATGGATGAAATCCTCTCCCGGTTTGGAACGGGGTTCGAGACCGCTCGTCTCACCGCCGACTTCGATCTCGTCGTCGCTCGTGACGGTCGAGAAGCCAGTCTCGATGCACTCAGTGAGGGAGAACTCGAACTTATCGGCTTCGTCGCAGCGCTTGCAGGCTACGAATCGTTCGACGTCGACGAGGCGGTGCCGCTTCTGCTCGTCGACGGTCTCGGCGGGCTAGCGGACGACAACCTGCACACTCTAGTCGAGTATCTTCACGAACGGACGGAATACCTCGTGTTCACCGCATATCCGGAGTACACGGCGTTCGAGGGCCGCGAGATCGACCCCGGTAATTGGACCGTCGCGACGAACAGGCAGGCCATCACTGACTGA